In one Pseudomonas hydrolytica genomic region, the following are encoded:
- a CDS encoding globin — protein MSAANLVMQSYGRCCASPAFFDDFYRHFLASSPLIREKFVDTDMSAQKQLLRQGIMNLVMHARGMPDTKLRALGESHSRQRLDIRPELYDLWLDALLLTISEHDKECDADIRQAWREVLNKGIAVIKGGY, from the coding sequence ATGAGCGCCGCCAATCTGGTGATGCAGAGCTATGGACGCTGCTGCGCCAGCCCCGCCTTCTTCGACGATTTCTACCGCCACTTCCTCGCCAGCTCGCCGCTGATCCGCGAGAAGTTCGTCGATACCGACATGAGCGCGCAGAAGCAGCTGCTGCGCCAGGGCATCATGAATCTGGTGATGCATGCCCGCGGCATGCCGGACACCAAGCTGCGCGCCCTTGGCGAATCGCACTCGCGCCAGCGCCTGGATATCCGCCCCGAACTCTACGACCTGTGGCTCGACGCGCTACTGCTGACCATCAGCGAACACGACAAGGAGTGCGACGCGGACATACGCCAGGCCTGGCGTGAAGTGCTGAACAAAGGTATCGCCGTGATCAAGGGCGGTTATTGA